In a genomic window of Streptomyces sp. NBC_01231:
- a CDS encoding CDP-alcohol phosphatidyltransferase family protein, giving the protein MSRPSVAELRPVVHPAGVKDRRSGEHWMGRLYMREVSLRVDRYLVNTRVTPNQLTYLMTVCGVLAAPALLVPGIPGAVLGVVMVQLYLLLDCVDGEIARWKKQYSLNGVYLDRVGAYLTDAAVLVGFGLRAADLWGSGRIDWLWAFLGTLAALGAILIKAETDLVGVARHQGGLPPVKEAASEPRSSGMQLARKAAAALKFHRLVLGIEASLLILVLAIVDQARGDLFFTRLGVAVLAGIALLQTLLHLVSILVSSRLR; this is encoded by the coding sequence ATGTCAAGGCCATCGGTAGCTGAACTACGACCGGTCGTCCACCCCGCGGGGGTGAAGGACCGGCGCAGCGGTGAGCACTGGATGGGGCGCCTCTACATGCGTGAGGTGTCCCTGCGGGTCGACCGCTACCTGGTGAACACCAGGGTCACGCCCAACCAGCTCACGTACCTGATGACCGTCTGCGGTGTCCTCGCGGCCCCGGCGCTCCTGGTGCCGGGGATCCCGGGGGCCGTGCTCGGCGTGGTCATGGTCCAGCTGTATCTGCTGCTGGACTGCGTCGACGGCGAGATCGCACGCTGGAAGAAGCAGTACTCCCTCAACGGGGTCTACCTGGACCGGGTCGGCGCCTATCTGACCGACGCCGCGGTGCTCGTCGGCTTCGGTCTGCGCGCCGCCGACCTGTGGGGCTCCGGGCGGATCGACTGGCTGTGGGCCTTCCTCGGCACGCTGGCCGCGCTCGGCGCGATCCTGATCAAGGCCGAGACCGACCTGGTCGGCGTGGCCCGCCACCAGGGCGGGCTGCCGCCGGTCAAGGAGGCCGCGTCCGAGCCGCGTTCCTCCGGGATGCAGTTGGCCCGCAAGGCCGCCGCCGCGCTGAAGTTCCACCGGCTGGTGCTCGGTATCGAGGCGTCCCTGCTGATCCTCGTCCTGGCGATCGTCGACCAGGCGCGCGGCGACCTGTTCTTCACCCGGCTCGGCGTCGCCGTGCTGGCCGGCATCGCCCTGCTCCAGACCCTGCTGCACCTCGTGTCCATCCTCGTGTCGAGCAGGCTGCGGTGA
- the hpnC gene encoding squalene synthase HpnC — MTGTGTIRPGAAERGTLDKAAAENFPVAPFFLPRAWRTDLMAVYGFARLVDDIGDGDLAPGGADARLLGVSRADAEDRMILLDAFGADLHRVFDRSGPGPRHPLLRRLQPTVRRHALTPAPFLGLIAANRQDQSVARYETYDDLLAYCELSANPVGRLVLAVTGTSTPERIRRSDAICTALQIVEHLQDVAEDLGRDRVYLPAADMKRFHVQETDLATKTGGASVRALVAYEAQRARDLLNEGAPLVGSVHGRLKLLLAGFVAGGRAALRAIAAAEYDVLPGPPKPGKLQLLREVGVTLRGEG, encoded by the coding sequence ATGACGGGAACCGGCACGATCCGCCCCGGCGCGGCGGAACGCGGCACGCTCGACAAGGCCGCCGCGGAGAACTTTCCCGTGGCCCCCTTCTTTCTGCCCCGAGCCTGGCGAACCGACCTCATGGCTGTCTACGGCTTCGCCCGTCTGGTCGACGACATCGGTGACGGCGACCTCGCACCCGGTGGCGCCGACGCCCGTCTGCTCGGCGTGTCGCGCGCGGACGCCGAGGACCGGATGATCCTGCTGGACGCCTTCGGGGCCGACCTCCACCGCGTCTTCGACCGGTCGGGTCCGGGGCCGCGCCACCCGTTGCTGCGTCGCCTCCAGCCGACCGTCCGCCGCCACGCGCTCACCCCCGCCCCCTTCCTCGGCCTGATCGCCGCGAACCGCCAGGACCAGTCGGTCGCGCGCTACGAGACCTACGACGACCTCCTCGCGTACTGCGAGCTGTCCGCCAACCCCGTCGGCCGTCTGGTCCTCGCCGTCACCGGCACCTCGACCCCCGAGCGGATCCGCCGCTCCGACGCGATCTGTACGGCCCTGCAGATCGTCGAACACCTCCAGGACGTCGCCGAGGACCTCGGTCGCGACCGTGTCTACCTGCCCGCCGCGGACATGAAGCGCTTTCACGTCCAGGAAACGGATCTCGCCACGAAAACCGGGGGCGCGTCGGTGCGCGCGCTGGTTGCGTACGAAGCGCAACGCGCCCGCGACCTCCTGAATGAAGGCGCCCCCCTCGTGGGTAGCGTCCACGGCAGGTTGAAGCTGCTGCTCGCAGGGTTCGTGGCGGGAGGAAGGGCGGCGCTCCGAGCGATCGCCGCCGCCGAATACGACGTACTTCCCGGCCCGCCCAAGCCCGGCAAGCTCCAACTGCTGCGCGAGGTGGGCGTCACTCTGCGAGGAGAGGGGTGA
- a CDS encoding glycosyltransferase family 2 protein, whose translation MNAGLKVGAVIITMGNRPDELRALLDSVAKQDGDRVEVVVVGNGSPVPDVPEGVRTIELPENLGIPGGRNVGIEAFGPGGGDTDILMFLDDDGLLAGHDTAELCREAFAADPKLGIISFRIADPDTGDTQRRHVPRLRAADPMRSSRVTTFLGGANAVRTKVFAEVGGLPDEFFYAHEETDLAWRALDAGWMIDYRSDMVLYHPTTAPSRHAVYHRMVARNRVWLARRNLPALLIPVYLGVWMLLTLLRRPSRSALKAWFGGFREGWSTPCGPRRAMKWRTVWRLTRLGRPPVI comes from the coding sequence GTGAACGCGGGCCTGAAGGTCGGCGCGGTGATCATCACCATGGGCAACCGCCCCGACGAACTGCGCGCCCTGCTCGACTCGGTCGCCAAGCAGGACGGCGACCGTGTCGAGGTGGTCGTGGTCGGCAACGGCTCGCCCGTCCCGGACGTCCCCGAGGGCGTCCGGACCATCGAGCTGCCGGAGAACCTCGGCATCCCCGGCGGCCGCAACGTCGGCATCGAGGCCTTCGGCCCCGGCGGCGGCGACACCGACATCCTGATGTTCCTGGACGACGACGGCCTCCTCGCCGGCCACGACACCGCCGAGCTGTGCCGAGAGGCCTTCGCGGCCGACCCGAAGCTCGGCATCATCAGCTTCCGCATCGCCGACCCCGACACCGGGGACACCCAGCGCCGCCACGTCCCGCGTCTGCGCGCCGCCGACCCGATGCGCTCCTCCCGGGTCACCACCTTCCTCGGCGGCGCCAACGCCGTACGTACGAAGGTCTTCGCCGAAGTCGGCGGACTGCCGGACGAGTTCTTCTACGCACACGAGGAAACCGACCTGGCATGGCGGGCCCTCGACGCGGGCTGGATGATCGACTACCGGTCCGACATGGTGCTGTACCACCCGACGACCGCGCCCTCGCGGCACGCGGTCTACCACCGCATGGTCGCCCGCAACCGCGTCTGGCTCGCCCGCCGGAACCTGCCCGCGCTCCTGATCCCCGTCTACCTGGGCGTCTGGATGCTGCTCACCCTGCTGCGGCGCCCCTCGCGGTCCGCCCTGAAGGCGTGGTTCGGCGGATTCCGGGAAGGCTGGAGCACGCCGTGCGGGCCGCGCAGGGCCATGAAGTGGCGTACCGTGTGGCGGCTGACTCGACTGGGCCGGCCCCCCGTCATCTGA
- a CDS encoding iron-containing alcohol dehydrogenase family protein → MPVLTRLIPSPLVVDIRPGALDDLGCVLADERISHSGKLAIAVSGGSGARLRERIAPTLPGATWYEVGGGTIDDAVRLASDIKAGHYDAVVGLGGGKIIDCAKFAAARVGLPMVAVATNLAHDGLCSPVATLDNDAGSGSYGVPNPIAVVIDLNVIREAPVRFVRSGIGDVISNISAVADWELANRVNGEKVDGLAAAMARQAGESVLRHPGGIGDNGFLQVLAEALVLSGIAMSVSGDSRPCSGACHEIHHAFDVLHPKRAAAHGEQCGLGAAFAMYLRGAHEESAYMATVLRRHGLPVLPEEIGFTADEFVHVVEYAPRTRPGRYTILEHLDLKTEQIKDIYADYVKAIGS, encoded by the coding sequence GTGCCAGTACTGACCCGGCTCATTCCCTCCCCGCTCGTCGTCGACATCCGCCCGGGTGCCCTCGACGACCTGGGGTGCGTCCTCGCCGACGAGCGCATCTCGCACTCCGGCAAGCTCGCGATCGCCGTCAGCGGCGGCTCGGGCGCCAGGCTGCGGGAGCGGATCGCCCCCACCCTGCCCGGCGCCACCTGGTACGAGGTCGGCGGCGGCACGATCGACGACGCGGTCCGGCTGGCGAGCGACATAAAGGCCGGCCACTACGACGCGGTCGTCGGTCTCGGCGGCGGGAAGATCATTGACTGCGCCAAGTTCGCGGCAGCACGCGTCGGCCTCCCCATGGTCGCCGTGGCCACCAACCTCGCGCACGACGGCCTGTGTTCACCGGTCGCGACTCTCGACAACGACGCGGGCAGCGGCTCGTACGGTGTGCCGAACCCGATCGCGGTGGTCATCGACCTGAACGTGATCCGTGAGGCACCCGTCCGCTTCGTGCGCTCCGGCATCGGCGACGTCATCTCCAACATCTCCGCGGTCGCCGACTGGGAGCTCGCCAACCGGGTCAACGGTGAGAAGGTCGACGGCCTCGCCGCGGCGATGGCCCGCCAGGCCGGCGAGTCGGTGCTCCGGCACCCGGGCGGTATCGGGGACAACGGCTTCCTCCAGGTACTCGCCGAGGCGTTGGTCCTCAGCGGTATCGCCATGTCCGTCTCCGGTGACTCGAGGCCGTGCTCCGGGGCCTGCCACGAGATCCACCACGCCTTCGACGTGCTCCACCCCAAGCGGGCCGCGGCCCACGGCGAACAGTGCGGACTCGGCGCGGCCTTCGCGATGTACCTGCGCGGAGCCCACGAGGAGTCGGCCTACATGGCCACGGTGCTGCGCCGGCACGGGCTGCCGGTGCTGCCGGAGGAGATCGGCTTCACCGCGGACGAGTTCGTCCATGTCGTGGAGTACGCCCCTCGGACCCGGCCCGGCCGGTACACGATCCTCGAACACCTCGACCTCAAGACCGAACAGATCAAGGACATCTACGCCGACTATGTCAAGGCCATCGGTAGCTGA
- the hpnD gene encoding presqualene diphosphate synthase HpnD codes for MIRTVESEPHVSAPVLAAYSYCETVTGQQARNFAYGIRLLPTPKRRAMSALYAFSRRVDDIGDGALPDEVKSERLDDTRAMLARVRDGGVDEDDTDPVAVALAHAADVFPIPLGGLDELIDGVLRDVHGETYETWDDLKVYCRCVAGAIGRLSLGVFGTEPGARGVERAPEYADTLGLALQLTNILRDIREDAEGGRTYLPADDLAKFGCSAGFKGPKPPEGADFAGLVHFEVRRARALFAEGYRLLPMLDRRSGACVAAMAGIYRRLLDRIERDPEAVLRGRVSLPGREKAFVAVRGLSGLDARHVTRMTVRRRA; via the coding sequence GTGATCCGGACCGTGGAGTCGGAACCACACGTGTCCGCACCGGTACTCGCCGCCTACAGCTACTGCGAGACCGTCACGGGGCAGCAGGCCCGTAACTTCGCGTACGGCATCAGGCTGCTGCCGACGCCCAAGCGGCGTGCGATGTCGGCGCTGTACGCGTTCTCCCGGCGCGTCGACGACATCGGCGACGGCGCGCTGCCGGACGAGGTCAAGAGCGAGAGACTCGACGACACCCGGGCGATGCTGGCCCGGGTCCGCGACGGCGGGGTCGACGAGGACGACACCGATCCCGTCGCTGTCGCCCTCGCCCACGCCGCCGATGTCTTCCCCATTCCGCTCGGCGGCCTGGACGAGCTCATCGACGGCGTGCTGAGGGACGTGCACGGCGAGACCTACGAGACCTGGGACGACCTGAAGGTGTACTGCCGCTGCGTGGCGGGCGCCATCGGGCGACTGTCGCTCGGGGTGTTCGGTACGGAACCAGGGGCGCGCGGCGTGGAACGCGCCCCGGAGTACGCCGACACGCTCGGACTCGCGCTCCAGCTCACCAACATCCTGCGGGACATCCGCGAGGACGCCGAGGGCGGGCGTACCTATCTGCCCGCCGACGACCTCGCCAAGTTCGGCTGCTCGGCCGGCTTCAAGGGGCCGAAACCACCGGAGGGCGCCGACTTCGCGGGCCTCGTGCACTTCGAAGTGCGTCGGGCCCGCGCCCTTTTCGCCGAGGGCTACCGGCTGCTCCCCATGCTCGACCGGCGCAGCGGCGCCTGTGTCGCCGCCATGGCCGGCATCTACCGCCGCCTGCTGGACCGGATCGAGCGAGACCCGGAGGCCGTGCTGCGCGGCCGGGTCTCGTTGCCCGGGCGGGAGAAGGCGTTTGTGGCCGTGCGTGGCCTGTCCGGCCTGGATGCCCGGCATGTGACCCGTATGACCGTCAGGAGGCGCGCCTGA
- a CDS encoding ABC transporter ATP-binding protein, whose protein sequence is MAENIEDARIPTVIADELHIVYRVNGAKTGKGSATAALSRIVKRGEERGVRKVHAVKGVSFVAYRGEAVGLIGSNGSGKSTLLRAIAGLLPAEKGKVYTDGQPSLLGVNAALMNDLTGERNVILGGLAMGMSREQIKERYQEIVDFSGINEKGDFITLPMRTYSSGMAARLRFSIAAAKDHDVLMIDEALATGDRKFQKRSEERIRELRKEAGTVFLVSHNNKSIRDTCNRVLWLERGELRMDGPTDEVLKEYEKFTGK, encoded by the coding sequence GTGGCTGAGAACATCGAGGACGCGCGAATCCCCACCGTCATCGCGGACGAGCTGCACATCGTCTACCGCGTCAACGGCGCCAAGACCGGCAAGGGCAGCGCCACCGCGGCCCTCAGTCGCATCGTCAAGCGCGGCGAGGAGCGCGGGGTGCGCAAGGTGCACGCCGTCAAGGGCGTCTCCTTCGTCGCCTACCGCGGCGAGGCCGTCGGCCTGATCGGCTCCAACGGCTCCGGCAAGTCGACCCTGCTGCGTGCCATCGCCGGCCTGCTGCCCGCGGAGAAGGGCAAGGTCTACACCGACGGCCAGCCCTCCCTGCTCGGCGTCAACGCGGCCCTGATGAACGACCTCACCGGCGAGCGGAACGTCATACTGGGCGGGCTGGCCATGGGAATGTCCCGCGAGCAGATCAAGGAGCGCTACCAGGAGATCGTCGACTTCTCCGGGATCAACGAGAAGGGCGACTTCATCACCCTCCCGATGCGCACCTATTCCTCCGGAATGGCAGCCCGTCTCCGCTTCTCCATCGCCGCCGCCAAGGACCACGACGTCCTCATGATCGACGAGGCGCTGGCCACCGGCGACCGCAAGTTCCAGAAGCGCTCCGAGGAGCGCATCCGGGAGCTGCGCAAGGAGGCCGGCACGGTGTTTCTCGTCAGCCACAACAACAAGTCGATCCGTGACACCTGCAACCGCGTCCTGTGGCTGGAGCGCGGCGAGCTGCGCATGGACGGTCCGACCGACGAGGTCCTCAAGGAGTACGAGAAGTTCACGGGCAAATAG
- the hpnE gene encoding hydroxysqualene dehydroxylase HpnE, producing the protein MTDGTRSDEPLAAPPGHSGSNAVVVGGGLAGITAALALADAGIRVTLLEGRPRLGGLAFSFQRDGLTVDNGQHVYLRCCTAYRWFLDRIEGAALAPLQDRLDVPVIDVDRPEGRRLGRLRRDALPVPLHLGRSLATYPHLSLAERAKVGRAALALKGLDLADPTLDAQDFGSWLTAHGQSARAVEALWDLVGVATLNAVAGDASLGLAAMVFKTGLLSDPGAADIGWAHVPLGELHDRLARKALDSAGVRTEVRTRVTSISTDENGTWSVQVPGETLRTDAVVLAVPQREAHDLLPGGALDDPERLLRIGTAPILNVHVVYDRKVLDTPFFAALGTPVQWVFDRTEASGLRQGQYLALSQSAARDEIDEPVAVLRERYLPELERLLPRTRGAEVRDFFVTRERTATFAPTPGVGRLRPGARTKAPGLYLAGAWTATGWPATMESAVRSGVSAADAALGALGRPRPRRLFAFEEAAHRIVPGDNPQAPGRQPEGTGVSLRGEAR; encoded by the coding sequence ATGACCGACGGCACGCGTTCCGACGAGCCGCTCGCGGCCCCGCCGGGACACTCCGGGTCGAACGCCGTCGTGGTCGGCGGCGGACTCGCCGGGATCACCGCCGCGCTCGCGCTCGCCGACGCCGGGATCCGAGTGACGTTGCTCGAAGGCCGGCCACGCCTGGGCGGGCTCGCCTTCTCCTTCCAGCGCGACGGACTGACCGTCGACAACGGACAGCATGTCTACCTGCGCTGCTGCACCGCCTACCGCTGGTTCCTGGACCGGATCGAGGGCGCGGCGCTGGCCCCGCTGCAGGATCGTCTCGACGTGCCCGTGATCGACGTCGACAGGCCCGAAGGGCGGCGGCTCGGCAGGCTGCGGCGCGACGCGCTGCCGGTGCCCCTGCATCTGGGGCGCAGCCTCGCCACATATCCGCATCTCTCGCTCGCCGAACGTGCCAAGGTCGGGCGTGCCGCGCTCGCGCTCAAGGGGCTCGACCTCGCCGATCCGACCCTGGACGCCCAGGACTTCGGCAGCTGGCTGACCGCGCACGGTCAGTCGGCGCGTGCCGTCGAGGCCCTGTGGGACCTGGTCGGGGTCGCCACCCTCAACGCGGTCGCGGGCGACGCCTCGCTCGGGCTCGCCGCGATGGTGTTCAAGACCGGCCTGCTGTCCGACCCGGGCGCGGCCGACATCGGATGGGCGCACGTCCCGCTGGGCGAACTGCATGACCGGCTGGCCCGCAAGGCGCTCGACTCCGCGGGCGTGCGTACCGAGGTCCGTACACGCGTCACCTCCATCTCTACTGACGAGAACGGGACTTGGAGCGTTCAGGTTCCCGGCGAAACGCTTCGGACGGACGCGGTCGTCCTCGCCGTACCGCAGCGCGAGGCCCACGATCTGCTGCCCGGCGGGGCGCTCGACGACCCCGAACGGCTGTTGCGGATCGGCACGGCGCCGATCCTCAACGTCCATGTCGTCTACGACCGGAAGGTGCTGGACACCCCGTTCTTCGCGGCCCTCGGCACCCCGGTGCAGTGGGTGTTCGACCGGACCGAGGCATCCGGGCTGCGCCAAGGGCAGTACCTGGCTCTCTCGCAGTCGGCCGCACGCGACGAGATCGACGAGCCGGTCGCGGTCCTGCGCGAGCGCTATCTGCCCGAGCTGGAACGGCTGCTGCCCCGCACCCGGGGTGCCGAGGTGCGGGACTTCTTCGTGACCAGGGAGCGTACGGCGACGTTCGCGCCCACCCCCGGCGTCGGGCGGCTCAGGCCCGGCGCCCGCACCAAGGCACCCGGCCTCTACCTGGCCGGAGCGTGGACCGCCACAGGGTGGCCCGCGACCATGGAGAGTGCGGTCCGCAGCGGAGTGAGCGCGGCGGACGCCGCGCTCGGCGCTCTGGGCCGCCCCCGTCCCCGCCGTCTCTTCGCGTTCGAGGAGGCGGCCCACCGCATCGTCCCGGGGGACAACCCCCAGGCCCCCGGCCGACAACCGGAGGGGACCGGCGTCTCACTGCGAGGTGAGGCCCGGTGA
- a CDS encoding ABC transporter permease: MSETTHDGTVAVSAPAPADEGLTAAQLAAKHGLTVSGARPSLVEYVRQLRDRRHFILAFSRAKLTAQYSQAKLGQLWQVATPLLNAAVYFFIFGVILDAGRGMPRDVYIPFLVTGVFVFTFTQSSVMAGVRAISGNLGLVRALHFPRASLPVSFALQQLQQLLFSMIVVFVVVIAFGSYPDLSWMLIVPVLALQFLFNTGLSLIMARAGAKTPDLAQLMPFVMRTWMYASGVMFSIKVMLEDKPAWIANVLQWNPAAIYMDLMRFALIEGYGSENLPDHVWAAAGGWAVLFALGGFVYFWKAEERYGRG, encoded by the coding sequence GTGAGTGAGACAACGCACGACGGCACGGTCGCGGTGAGCGCGCCCGCGCCCGCCGACGAAGGCCTCACGGCGGCACAGCTCGCCGCCAAGCACGGACTCACCGTGAGCGGCGCCCGGCCCTCCCTCGTCGAGTACGTCCGCCAGCTCCGGGACCGGCGCCACTTCATCCTCGCGTTCTCGCGGGCGAAGCTGACGGCCCAGTACAGCCAGGCCAAGCTCGGGCAACTGTGGCAGGTGGCCACCCCGCTGCTGAACGCGGCCGTGTACTTCTTCATCTTCGGCGTCATCCTGGACGCCGGGCGTGGCATGCCGCGGGACGTGTACATCCCGTTCCTGGTCACGGGCGTGTTCGTGTTCACCTTCACCCAGAGCTCGGTGATGGCGGGCGTCCGCGCGATCTCCGGCAACCTCGGGCTGGTCCGCGCGCTGCACTTCCCGCGCGCCTCGCTGCCGGTCTCCTTCGCGCTGCAGCAGCTCCAGCAGCTGCTGTTCTCGATGATCGTGGTGTTCGTGGTGGTGATCGCCTTCGGCAGCTACCCGGACCTGTCCTGGATGCTGATCGTCCCGGTGCTCGCCCTGCAGTTCCTCTTCAACACCGGCCTGTCGCTGATCATGGCCCGCGCGGGCGCCAAGACCCCCGACCTCGCCCAGCTGATGCCGTTCGTGATGCGTACCTGGATGTACGCGTCCGGCGTGATGTTCTCCATCAAGGTCATGCTGGAGGACAAGCCGGCCTGGATCGCGAACGTCCTGCAGTGGAATCCGGCCGCGATCTACATGGACCTGATGCGCTTCGCCCTCATCGAGGGCTACGGCTCCGAGAACCTGCCCGACCACGTGTGGGCGGCAGCGGGCGGCTGGGCCGTGCTCTTCGCGCTCGGCGGCTTCGTGTACTTCTGGAAGGCGGAGGAGAGGTACGGCCGTGGCTGA